In Thermodesulfobacteriota bacterium, the genomic window CGGTCGAGCTGGTCCTGCACCGCGCCCTCCATCCGCGAGGTGAGCGAGGCGATCGCGACGAAGGTGGCGATCCCGAGGAAGATCCCCAGCCCGGTGAAGACGGCGCGCGACTTGCGCCGGAGCAGGTTCCTCCAGGCGAGTTTCCGAAGGTTCATCGCCGCCGCCTCCCTACTGCCGCTTCCCGGGGAAGTAATCCCTGCCGGCGGCGACGTCGGACTTCGAGATGATCATGTATCCCTCCTCCTGCCGGTTCGCCAGCGGGTGCGGATTGCACCCGCCCTTCTTCTCACCGATCTTGTCGCTGGCGAACTTCATCCCGCAGTTGTTGCAGATCATCCGGTCGCCCTCCTGGCGGTAGCCCTTGTTCGCCCGGAAGCAGACGTCGCAGGCGTCGAGCGCCGCGCGATACTTCCCGTCGGGGCTTCGGAGAAGAAAATAGTGGAGCTGGCGGTCGCCGGCATCCATCGCGAGGAACAGAGCCTTCCCGGAATCGAGCGCCTTCAAGGGGACTTTCACGGCGTCCGCCGTCTCCACGACGCCCGCCGCCTTCGCGGCGTCGGCAGGGGATTTCTTGAAGAGACCGTCGAGCACTCCGGCGGAAACCGCGGCAGCGGCGAAAAGGACCGCCAAGGCCGACACGACGACGAGCGCGCTCTTGCTTCGATTCATTGCCATGATCCGGCAAACCTCCTGAGGTTTCATTCCGCCGGTAAAAAAGCACATGTCGTGCCACGCAAGGCGCCGATAATAATTCGCTCGAAATATCAACAAATTACGTCGAATAATGCGAACCGATGACCCGGCGGAGGCGCCATGACCGAAGAATATTCTCCACAGGACCGAAGATTATTCGCGAGTTCTATTCCGCGGCTTCGACCCGGATCAACGTGATCGCCCCGTCCACCTTTTCCGCGAGGAAACGGATCTTCCTGCCTTCCTTCAGCTCCTCCAGCATCGCCGGATCCTTCACGCGGAAGATCATGGTCATCTTCGGCATTCCGAGGTTCTCCATGGGCCCGTGGCGGAGGGTGACCTTGCCGGCGGAGCGGTCCACCTTCGTCACCACCCCCTCGCTCATGGCATCCCCCCCGCCGACCCGGATCGTGCCGGCCATCCCCGCCTCGAAATGCCCCGGGACCAGGCAGGCGAAATCGAACGTGCCGGATCGGGTGAACTGCCAGACCAGCTCGCCGGTCCGGCCGGGATCGACGACGACCTGATTGGGTTCTTCATGCTCCATCTCCGGATATTTCCGCATCAGCTCGGCGTGCTCCTTCAGCTCCCGTATCGTGCCGATGACCATCTCGTGCTTCATCTTCCCGACGTTCCTGACGATGAACCGTATCGTCTCGCCCCGTTCCACCCGGATGTTGTCGGGCAGGAAGCGCATGTCGTCGTTCATATCCACCCCGATGGTGCGGGTGACCTTTCCCGGATCGCCGGGCTTTCCGACGACGGCCGCGTTGTCGTCCGCCGCTTTCCCCTTCTTTCCGTGCGCCTCGTCGCCGTGGGCAAACGCCCCGGTGGCGTACGCGATGCCCATGGCAAGTGCGATTGCGATGATCCGCCTTTTCATTTCTCCTCCCCCGCCCATTCGCGGGCCACGGTTCCTTCCGGGTGCCGGTACCATCCCGGATCGTTGTAATCGTCGCGGGCCAGCCCTTGCCGGATCTTGACGACGGTGAACATCCCGCCCATTTCAAGGGGCCCGAACGGGCCCTGTCCGCTCATCATCGGGAGCGTATTGTCGGGAAGAGGCATCTCCATCTCCCCCATCTCCGCCATTCCGCGCTCTCCCATCGCCATGTAGTCGGGCAGCAGCCGGTTGATCTTCTCCGCCACGCCCCTCTGGTCGACGCCGATCATCGTCGGAACGCCGTGCCCCATCGCGTTCATCACGTGATGGGACTTGTGGCAGTGGAACGCCCAGTCGCCCGGAGCGTCCGCCGTGAATTCGACCGCGCGCAGCGAGCCGATCGGCATATCGACGGTCGTCTCGGGCCATCGGGCGCTCTGCGGCACCCAGCCGCCGTCGGTGCACGTCACCGAAAAACGATGCCCGTGGATGTGGATCGGATGATTCGTCATCGTGAGGTTTCCCATGCGGATCCGGACGCGGTCGCCCATCCGCACGACAAGGGGATCGATGCCCGGGAACACCCGGCTGTTCCAGCACCAGGTGTTGAAATCGAGCATCGTGTTGACCCTCGGCGTGAAGCTCCCCGGTTCGATGTCGAAGGCGTTGATCAGGAACACGAAATCGCGATCGACCCGGTACCTGTCCGGATCTTTCGGATGCACCACGATGAAGCCCATCATGCCCATCGCCATCTGCACCATTTCGTCGGAGTGGGGATGGTACATGAAGGTGCCGGAATGCTTCATGACGAATTCGTACACATACGTCCTGCCCGCGGGGATGTGCGGCTGGGTCAGCCCGCCGACACCGTCCATCCCGTTGGGGAGCAGCACGCCGTGCCAATGGATCGTGGTGTGCTCGGGCAGCTTGTTGGTGACGAAAATGCGCACCTTGTCGCCTTCGACGCACTCGATGGTCGGGCCGGGGCTCTGCCCGTTATAGCCCCAGAGATTGGCCGTCATCCCGGGAGCGATCTCCCGCCGGACCGGCTCCGCGATCAGGTGAAACTCCTTCCATCCGGCCTTCATCCGCCACGGGAGCGTCCAGCCGTTCAACGTGACGACCGGCTGGTATGGCCGTCCGTTCGGGGGAATCAGCGGCGGCTGCGTCGCCGCCTTTTCAAGGACGGGGGCCTCCGGCAGCGAGGCCGCCTGCGCCCTGCTCACCAGCGCCGCCCCCGCGAGAGCGGCGCCGGACCCGATGAGGAACTGCCGTCTCGACATCATGGGTTTGCTCCCTGCGGGCCGTTGAACGCCGCCTGCAGATTCGCTTCCGATATCCAGAAGTCCCGCAGCGCATCCATCCCTGCGATGGAGGCTTCGACCTGTTCGCGGGCATCGATGAGCAGCTCGAAGACTCCGATGAGCATGCCGTTGTAGCGGAGCATGTTTTCCTCCGCGATCCTCTTCCGCAGCGGAAGGATCTCGTCGCGGTAACGCTTCGCGACGTCATATGCCGACCCGTAGGCCGACCAGGCGTTGCGCACTTCGGAGCCGGCGTTCACCGACGTCTCCGCCACCCGGTGCAGCGCCTGCATGTAGATCGCCTCGGCCCGGGACACGCGGGCGCTCCCCCAGTCGAAGACCGGAAGCTGCAGGCTCACTTCGAAACCCCGTTTCCACGGCGCGGGATCCTCTTTCGTGGCCGCCGGCCCGAGCTCGAGGACGTCGACGAAACGGGTGGCCCGGGTAAGGCCGAGCGATTCGGCGAGGCGTTCCGTTTCCAGCGCCGCCGCCCGGACGTCCAGTCGCCCGGTCATGGCGCGCGCCTCGAGCTCCCCGAGGTCGGCCT contains:
- a CDS encoding DUF2318 domain-containing protein; the encoded protein is MAMNRSKSALVVVSALAVLFAAAAVSAGVLDGLFKKSPADAAKAAGVVETADAVKVPLKALDSGKALFLAMDAGDRQLHYFLLRSPDGKYRAALDACDVCFRANKGYRQEGDRMICNNCGMKFASDKIGEKKGGCNPHPLANRQEEGYMIISKSDVAAGRDYFPGKRQ
- a CDS encoding copper-binding protein, translated to MKRRIIAIALAMGIAYATGAFAHGDEAHGKKGKAADDNAAVVGKPGDPGKVTRTIGVDMNDDMRFLPDNIRVERGETIRFIVRNVGKMKHEMVIGTIRELKEHAELMRKYPEMEHEEPNQVVVDPGRTGELVWQFTRSGTFDFACLVPGHFEAGMAGTIRVGGGDAMSEGVVTKVDRSAGKVTLRHGPMENLGMPKMTMIFRVKDPAMLEELKEGRKIRFLAEKVDGAITLIRVEAAE
- a CDS encoding copper oxidase, with the translated sequence MMSRRQFLIGSGAALAGAALVSRAQAASLPEAPVLEKAATQPPLIPPNGRPYQPVVTLNGWTLPWRMKAGWKEFHLIAEPVRREIAPGMTANLWGYNGQSPGPTIECVEGDKVRIFVTNKLPEHTTIHWHGVLLPNGMDGVGGLTQPHIPAGRTYVYEFVMKHSGTFMYHPHSDEMVQMAMGMMGFIVVHPKDPDRYRVDRDFVFLINAFDIEPGSFTPRVNTMLDFNTWCWNSRVFPGIDPLVVRMGDRVRIRMGNLTMTNHPIHIHGHRFSVTCTDGGWVPQSARWPETTVDMPIGSLRAVEFTADAPGDWAFHCHKSHHVMNAMGHGVPTMIGVDQRGVAEKINRLLPDYMAMGERGMAEMGEMEMPLPDNTLPMMSGQGPFGPLEMGGMFTVVKIRQGLARDDYNDPGWYRHPEGTVAREWAGEEK